One window of the Solibacillus isronensis genome contains the following:
- the clpP gene encoding ATP-dependent Clp endopeptidase proteolytic subunit ClpP translates to MNLIPTVIEQTNRGERAYDIYSRLLKDRIILLGSGIDDNVANSIVAQLLFLEAEDPDKDIYLYINSPGGSITSGMAIYDTMNFIKPDVSTICIGMAASMGAFLLSAGAKGKRIALPNAEVMIHQPLGGAQGQATEIEIAAKRILHLREKLNRIMAENSGQDYETLARDTDRDNFMSAEQALEYGLIDKIYERNQLK, encoded by the coding sequence ATGAACTTAATTCCTACAGTTATTGAACAAACAAACCGCGGCGAACGTGCATATGACATTTATTCACGTTTACTTAAAGACCGCATCATTTTATTAGGTAGTGGGATTGACGATAATGTTGCGAACTCAATCGTAGCACAGCTATTATTTTTAGAAGCTGAAGATCCAGATAAAGACATCTACCTATATATCAACTCACCAGGTGGCTCTATCACTTCAGGTATGGCGATCTACGATACAATGAACTTCATCAAACCTGATGTATCAACAATCTGTATCGGTATGGCTGCTTCAATGGGTGCATTCCTGCTTTCTGCTGGTGCAAAAGGCAAACGTATTGCATTACCAAACGCAGAAGTAATGATTCACCAACCACTTGGCGGAGCACAAGGTCAAGCAACAGAAATTGAAATCGCTGCAAAACGTATTTTACACTTACGTGAAAAATTAAACCGCATCATGGCTGAAAACAGTGGCCAAGATTACGAAACGTTGGCACGCGACACAGATCGTGACAACTTCATGTCTGCAGAGCAAGCATTAGAGTACGGTCTTATCGATAAAATTTATGAGCGTAACCAATTAAAATAA
- a CDS encoding basic amino acid ABC transporter substrate-binding protein, whose protein sequence is MSTRKLFKWAAPLAAASMILTACGADESSSTGDKEYKKIVAGTEATYAPFEYLDDKGNVVGLDSEILAAIGEEMGIETEVKNVGWDSMMSQVTTGEVDMGAAAITITDERKESYDFTDPYYEATLLIVTKEGSTVASLEDIKDKKIAVQINTTGHIAAQELQGVASSKILAYENFSVALTEVLTGAADAAIGDNAVILDYLENNPDSGLKAVEDTSFEKDYFGFMVKKGNKELLDILNEGLQKIKDNGKLAEITGTEIE, encoded by the coding sequence ATGAGTACTAGAAAACTATTTAAATGGGCAGCACCTTTAGCTGCAGCTTCAATGATTTTAACAGCGTGTGGAGCGGACGAATCTTCATCAACAGGTGATAAAGAATATAAGAAAATTGTTGCAGGTACGGAAGCTACATATGCACCATTTGAATACTTAGATGATAAAGGTAATGTTGTCGGATTAGATTCAGAGATTTTAGCAGCGATCGGCGAAGAGATGGGCATTGAAACAGAAGTGAAGAATGTAGGCTGGGACTCTATGATGAGCCAAGTAACAACTGGTGAAGTAGATATGGGTGCAGCGGCTATTACAATCACAGATGAGCGTAAAGAATCATATGACTTTACAGACCCTTATTATGAAGCGACTTTACTGATCGTGACAAAAGAAGGTTCAACAGTTGCATCATTGGAAGATATTAAAGACAAAAAAATCGCGGTACAAATTAATACGACAGGTCATATCGCAGCACAGGAACTTCAAGGTGTTGCAAGTTCGAAAATTTTGGCATATGAAAACTTCTCTGTTGCTTTAACAGAAGTACTGACAGGTGCAGCAGATGCCGCTATCGGTGATAATGCAGTAATTTTAGATTACCTTGAAAACAATCCTGATTCAGGCTTAAAAGCGGTAGAAGATACTTCATTTGAGAAAGATTACTTTGGCTTTATGGTGAAAAAGGGCAACAAAGAGCTATTGGATATTTTAAATGAAGGTCTTCAAAAAATTAAAGACAATGGTAAGTTAGCTGAAATTACAGGTACGGAAATCGAATAA
- the whiA gene encoding DNA-binding protein WhiA, with protein sequence MSFASETKKELTQVEAGDSSLKAEVSALIRMNGSLSFANRQLSLDVQTENAAIARRLYTIVKKLYPYNVELLVRKKMRLKKNNVYICRVREGAREILADLEIVSNSFEFNHTISKSIIPKESERRAYLRGAFLAGGSVNNPETSSYHLEIYSLYKEHGEALAELMNRYDLNAKTIERKKGFVTYLKEAEKISDFMNLVGAVQAMLKFEDVRIIRDMRNSVNRIVNCETANLNKTIGAALRQVENIRYIDNAVGLDQLPEKLREIARLRVEYQDVTLKELGEMVSTGVVSKSGVNHRLRKIDEIADALRRGESI encoded by the coding sequence ATGTCATTTGCATCTGAAACAAAGAAAGAACTGACGCAAGTAGAAGCAGGTGATAGCAGTTTAAAGGCTGAAGTATCTGCCCTTATACGGATGAACGGTTCGTTAAGTTTTGCGAATCGGCAATTGAGCTTAGACGTACAAACAGAAAATGCGGCAATCGCACGGCGGCTCTATACAATTGTAAAGAAGCTTTATCCATATAATGTCGAGTTGCTTGTTCGAAAAAAGATGCGTCTTAAAAAGAACAATGTGTATATATGCCGTGTTCGTGAAGGTGCACGGGAAATTCTTGCGGATTTAGAAATTGTCTCAAATTCATTTGAGTTTAATCATACAATCTCCAAATCAATCATACCGAAAGAAAGTGAACGCCGTGCTTATTTACGTGGTGCCTTTTTGGCAGGAGGCTCGGTGAACAATCCGGAAACCTCTTCCTACCATTTAGAGATTTATTCTTTATATAAGGAGCACGGGGAAGCGTTGGCAGAGCTGATGAACCGATACGACTTAAATGCGAAAACGATCGAACGTAAAAAAGGCTTTGTAACGTATTTGAAAGAAGCCGAAAAGATTTCGGATTTTATGAATTTAGTCGGTGCTGTACAGGCAATGCTGAAGTTTGAGGATGTGCGGATCATTAGAGATATGCGTAACAGTGTAAACCGTATCGTAAACTGTGAAACAGCCAACTTAAACAAAACAATAGGCGCGGCGTTGCGGCAAGTGGAAAATATCCGCTATATTGATAATGCGGTAGGTCTTGATCAACTGCCGGAAAAACTGCGTGAAATAGCACGTCTTCGTGTGGAATATCAGGACGTGACGTTAAAAGAGCTCGGTGAAATGGTTTCAACTGGCGTCGTCAGTAAATCAGGCGTCAATCATCGTCTGCGCAAAATCGATGAAATCGCGGATGCGCTCCGTCGTGGAGAGAGTATTTAA
- a CDS encoding amino acid ABC transporter ATP-binding protein — protein sequence MIKVENLHKHFGKLEVLKGIDYEVHEKEVVCVIGPSGSGKSTFLRCMNLLEEVTDGAIYIEGTKINDPKTNINEIRTEVGMVFQQFNLFPHMSVIDNITMAPMQIRQLNKADAEKLALELLDKVGLREKAYNYPQQLSGGQQQRVAIARALAMKPKVMLFDEPTSALDPEMVKEVLEVMKNLAKEGMTMVVVTHEMGFAREVGDRVLFMDGGYIVEQGHPDEVFGNPQNERTKAFLGKVL from the coding sequence ATGATTAAAGTAGAAAACTTACACAAGCATTTTGGCAAGCTCGAAGTGTTAAAAGGGATCGATTATGAAGTACATGAAAAAGAGGTAGTTTGTGTCATCGGGCCATCTGGTTCTGGGAAATCAACGTTTCTTCGCTGCATGAATTTGCTGGAAGAAGTAACGGATGGTGCAATCTATATTGAAGGTACTAAAATTAATGATCCGAAAACAAATATTAACGAAATCCGTACAGAAGTGGGAATGGTGTTCCAGCAGTTCAACCTATTCCCGCATATGTCGGTCATCGATAATATTACGATGGCTCCAATGCAAATTCGCCAACTGAACAAAGCCGATGCCGAAAAACTGGCACTGGAGCTATTGGATAAGGTCGGTTTGCGTGAAAAGGCATATAACTATCCGCAGCAGCTATCAGGCGGTCAGCAGCAGCGTGTAGCGATTGCCCGCGCGTTGGCAATGAAGCCGAAAGTGATGCTGTTTGACGAGCCAACGTCAGCCCTTGACCCGGAAATGGTTAAAGAGGTTCTGGAAGTAATGAAAAACCTTGCAAAAGAAGGTATGACAATGGTTGTCGTAACACATGAAATGGGCTTCGCACGTGAAGTAGGCGACCGTGTACTGTTTATGGATGGCGGCTACATCGTAGAGCAAGGCCACCCGGATGAAGTATTCGGCAACCCGCAAAACGAACGTACAAAAGCCTTTTTAGGAAAAGTTCTATAA
- a CDS encoding HPr family phosphocarrier protein, whose protein sequence is MIEKQVEVKLKSGLQARQAALFVQEANRYKADVFLEKGTKKVNAKSIMGIMSLAVAKGTVVTLWADGHDEEKAIDALQLLIEKAD, encoded by the coding sequence ATGATTGAAAAACAAGTAGAAGTAAAGTTAAAATCGGGCTTACAAGCAAGACAGGCCGCTTTGTTCGTCCAAGAGGCGAATCGTTATAAAGCAGACGTCTTTTTAGAAAAAGGTACGAAAAAAGTAAATGCAAAGTCGATTATGGGCATTATGAGCCTAGCTGTTGCAAAAGGCACAGTTGTCACATTATGGGCAGACGGCCATGACGAAGAAAAAGCAATCGATGCACTACAACTTCTAATTGAAAAAGCGGATTAA
- a CDS encoding gluconeogenesis factor YvcK family protein, translated as MKKKRTRIVVIGGGTGLSTILRGLKQHPFDIKAIVTVADDGGSSGRLRDDYDIPPPGDVRNVIAALSDVEPLVEQMFQYRFSQSNDLGGHSLGNLMLTALTEITGDFNHAIAEMSKVLNVHGKVIPAANKKVTLHAELADGSDIIGESKIPSGHAPIKRVYLEPSNLKPLPAAVHAIERADFILIGPGSLYTSIIPNLLVKGIGQAVIRANGEKIYIANLMTQQGETGNFTASKHIEAIHEHVGEAFIQSVLINEKELPPSIYENYREENAEPVKFDIERLQEMGINIIPKEIALIENGTVRHDAVNLAEWLCEYTLQKKQTMQE; from the coding sequence ATGAAAAAAAAGAGAACAAGAATCGTCGTAATTGGCGGGGGGACAGGCCTTTCAACAATTTTACGCGGTTTAAAGCAACATCCTTTTGATATAAAGGCCATCGTTACGGTTGCAGATGACGGTGGCTCTTCTGGACGTTTGCGGGATGACTATGATATCCCGCCGCCAGGAGATGTGCGAAATGTAATTGCCGCACTTTCAGACGTAGAGCCGTTAGTTGAGCAAATGTTTCAATATCGCTTTTCCCAATCAAACGATTTAGGCGGTCATTCGCTCGGGAATTTAATGTTGACGGCTTTAACGGAAATTACAGGTGATTTTAACCATGCGATTGCTGAAATGAGCAAAGTTCTGAATGTGCACGGAAAGGTCATTCCAGCAGCGAATAAGAAGGTTACATTACATGCCGAATTAGCGGATGGGTCAGACATTATAGGTGAGTCGAAAATTCCATCAGGCCATGCACCGATTAAACGGGTATATTTGGAGCCGAGTAATCTCAAACCTTTACCTGCTGCAGTTCATGCGATTGAACGGGCAGATTTTATTTTGATTGGACCTGGAAGCCTTTATACAAGCATCATTCCGAATTTGTTAGTAAAAGGAATCGGGCAGGCAGTTATTCGTGCTAACGGTGAAAAGATTTACATTGCGAATTTAATGACCCAGCAAGGTGAAACGGGAAACTTTACTGCTTCAAAACATATTGAAGCAATCCATGAACATGTCGGAGAAGCATTTATTCAATCGGTACTGATCAATGAAAAGGAGCTGCCTCCTTCGATTTACGAAAATTACCGTGAAGAAAATGCCGAACCTGTAAAGTTCGATATTGAAAGACTGCAAGAAATGGGCATTAATATTATTCCAAAAGAGATTGCACTTATTGAAAATGGAACAGTACGACATGATGCGGTAAATCTCGCTGAATGGCTTTGTGAATATACATTACAGAAAAAACAAACGATGCAAGAATAG
- the rapZ gene encoding RNase adapter RapZ, whose translation MASSSYTHELVIITGMSGAGKTVAVQSFEDLGYYCVDNLPPELLTTFLALMKGSEKKISRMAVVMDLRGREFFGSLIESLDALLDEEDILLRILFLESDDATLVRRYKESRRSHPLAPQGLPLEGIQLERELLSEVKGRAKSIVNTSKLKPRELRERIAQEFSNMSSPTFSLNIMSFGFKHGLPIDADLVFDVRFLKNPYYVDELRHKTGLQTEVSSYVLATEETQQLIAKLTDLFTFMIPHYRNEGKSQLVIAFGCTGGQHRSVTLAEYFGKLLAKNDQVIVTHRDINHRKD comes from the coding sequence GTGGCAAGTTCGAGCTATACACATGAGTTAGTGATTATTACAGGAATGTCAGGGGCGGGCAAAACGGTAGCAGTTCAAAGTTTTGAGGATTTAGGTTATTACTGTGTAGATAATTTACCTCCGGAGCTTTTAACTACTTTTTTAGCGCTAATGAAGGGTTCCGAAAAAAAGATTTCACGTATGGCCGTTGTCATGGATTTACGTGGGAGAGAATTTTTTGGCTCATTGATCGAATCGCTCGACGCACTACTGGACGAAGAAGATATTTTACTCCGTATTTTATTTTTAGAATCCGATGATGCCACATTAGTTCGCCGCTATAAAGAATCACGCCGATCACATCCGCTTGCACCTCAGGGATTACCGCTGGAAGGGATTCAATTGGAGCGCGAATTGCTTTCTGAAGTAAAAGGGCGCGCCAAATCAATCGTCAATACTTCCAAGTTAAAACCACGTGAATTACGTGAACGTATCGCCCAGGAATTCAGCAATATGAGCAGTCCGACGTTTTCACTAAACATTATGTCATTTGGATTTAAGCATGGGCTGCCGATTGATGCAGATTTAGTATTCGATGTCCGTTTTTTAAAAAATCCTTACTATGTTGATGAATTGAGGCATAAAACAGGGCTACAAACAGAAGTTTCCTCTTACGTACTGGCAACAGAAGAAACACAACAGTTAATTGCCAAACTGACTGACTTGTTCACTTTCATGATTCCCCATTACCGTAATGAAGGCAAATCACAGCTTGTCATCGCTTTCGGCTGTACGGGCGGGCAACATCGCTCCGTTACACTTGCTGAATACTTCGGGAAGCTATTGGCAAAAAATGATCAAGTCATCGTTACACATAGAGATATCAATCATAGGAAGGATTGA
- a CDS encoding amino acid ABC transporter permease — MDFLDFFRWDIIWNYRELYAKGLWATIVLTACGYIGGIIFGLVLGLGQVSTKKWIYWPAKIYVDVFRGTPMLVQLLLIHLAVIPTIFGTSQGWWVSGIVGLILNSAAYNAEIFRAGIQSIDKGQMEAARSLGLTHSQAMRKVILPQAFRRMIPPLGNEFIALLKDSSLVTVIAGAEILYVSKVVAGTYQRFWEPYLFAAFLYLVLTYAVTKLIAFIEKRVDINYNPRKKKERA; from the coding sequence ATGGATTTTTTAGATTTTTTCCGTTGGGATATAATCTGGAACTACCGTGAACTATATGCAAAAGGACTTTGGGCGACTATTGTTTTAACAGCATGTGGTTATATTGGTGGTATCATATTCGGTCTAGTTTTAGGATTAGGCCAAGTTTCAACAAAAAAATGGATATACTGGCCGGCTAAAATTTATGTCGACGTATTCCGTGGTACGCCAATGCTCGTACAATTATTATTAATTCACTTAGCTGTTATTCCAACTATTTTTGGAACTTCACAAGGTTGGTGGGTATCGGGTATTGTCGGCCTGATTTTAAACAGCGCCGCTTACAATGCAGAAATTTTCCGTGCAGGGATCCAGTCGATCGACAAAGGGCAAATGGAAGCTGCAAGGTCATTAGGGTTAACGCATAGCCAGGCGATGCGCAAAGTTATTTTACCGCAGGCGTTCCGTCGCATGATCCCACCTTTAGGAAATGAATTTATCGCACTGTTAAAAGATTCTTCACTTGTAACGGTAATCGCCGGAGCCGAAATTTTATACGTAAGTAAAGTAGTAGCCGGAACGTATCAGCGTTTCTGGGAGCCGTATTTATTCGCGGCGTTCCTGTACCTTGTATTGACGTATGCTGTAACGAAGCTCATTGCATTTATCGAAAAACGAGTTGATATTAATTACAACCCACGTAAGAAAAAGGAGCGCGCATAA
- a CDS encoding 8-oxo-dGTP diphosphatase produces the protein MQRITNLLAIKDGQVLLLQKPRRGWFVAPGGKMEPGESIYDSAIREFQEETNLTPKDVHLKGVYTMVIKNGDTVVDEWMLYTFIATDVEGTPFVETREGILNWYEIDRLKDLPMAAGDRTNLLFAALNKGTQYGTFEYTEDFELISEKIQNSTEQN, from the coding sequence ATGCAACGTATTACAAATTTACTCGCTATTAAAGATGGTCAAGTATTATTGCTGCAAAAGCCGAGAAGAGGCTGGTTTGTGGCACCGGGTGGGAAAATGGAGCCAGGAGAGTCCATCTATGACTCCGCTATACGCGAATTTCAGGAAGAGACGAATCTAACACCAAAAGACGTTCATTTAAAAGGCGTATATACAATGGTTATTAAAAATGGAGATACAGTCGTCGATGAGTGGATGCTGTACACATTTATTGCAACAGATGTTGAAGGAACACCATTTGTCGAAACACGGGAAGGCATTTTAAACTGGTATGAAATTGATCGTTTAAAGGATCTTCCGATGGCAGCAGGTGACCGTACGAATTTATTATTTGCAGCATTAAATAAAGGTACGCAATATGGTACATTTGAATATACAGAGGATTTTGAGCTGATTAGTGAAAAAATCCAAAACTCGACGGAACAAAACTAG